The following is a genomic window from Ignavibacteria bacterium.
TTTCCATCGATGTTTTTATTAAAGCATTAACATCTTTAGGGAAACAAGAACCGCCATAACCGATTCCTGCGAACAAAAACCTTTTACCAATACGATTGTCCGCACCCATTCCTTTTCTTATGAGGTCTATGTTTGCACCTGTCTGTTCACAAAAATTAGCAAGCTGATTCATAAATGTAATTCTCATCGCGAGATATGAATTTGCTGCATACTTTGTTACCTCCGAGCTTGCGGTATCCATTTCAATTATTGGATTCCCCTGACGGACAAACGGCTCATATAACTCTTTCATTATTGAAAGAGCTTTTTTATCACTGCTTCCGATTACGATTCTGTCCGGCTTCATAAAATCCTCAACAGCATAACCTTCTCTCAAAAACTCCGGATTAGATACAATCGCAAAGTTATTAATTCCGTGCTTGCTTATTTCACCGGCAACCTTGCCTGCTGTTCCAACAGGAACAGTGCTTTTATTAACTATTACTTTAAAATCTTTAATTTTTTCATCAGCCATTATCTTTCCGATGTCATCGGCTACTTTCATAACATATTGCAAATCAGCCGAACCGTCTTCACCTTGCGGGGTCGGCAAACAAAGAAAAATAACCTCGCATTCCTTGACAGCTTTCTTAAGGTCATCAGAAAAGGTTAACCTTTTCTTTTCTATGTTTCTATGAAACAAAAGCTCAAGTCCGGGCTCATATATTGTAACTTCTGAGTTTCTTAGCTTCTTTAGTTTTTCTGGCGAGTTATCAATGCACAAGACCTGATTACCCATTTCTGCAAAGCAAGTTCCGGATACTAACCCGACATATCCGGTTCCAATAATTCCTAAATTCATATTTTAGCTATATCCTGTAGTTTGTTCACAAAAATATCTGTTTTTTATTTAATTATCAGTTAAAATAAAAATCTTTTTCTATTTCTTTGAATTTTTTTGATTCAGAATCTTTCTTTGAAAGATTTAATGCTTCAACTTTCCAATCAATGTTCAAATCTTCATCGTTGAAAATTATGCTTCGTTCATCTTTCTTACTGTAATATGCTGTGCATTTGTACATAAAAATTGCCTCATCGGATAAAACTGAAAACCCATGAGCAAATCCTTTTGGTATCCAGATTTGTTTATGATTTTCTTCATTCAATTCTATTGCATAATGCTGTCCGAATGTCGGAGAACCGAATCTTATATCAACCGCAACGTCAAGCACTCTTCCGAGCAGCACCTGGCAAAGCTTTCCTTGCGCATTTTCGCCGATTTGGTAGTGTAAACCCCGTATTGTTCCTTTCGTTGACTTTGAAATGTTATCCTGAATAAATTTTTCATTCATCCCTGCTTCGCTATATTTTTTCTCGGAATAACTTTCGAAGAAAAATCCTCTGTTATCATTGAAAACATCCGGTTCAATTATCAAAACATCTTTTAAGTTCGTTTCGATTATTTTCATTAACCAACATCATTTAAAAATTTTTCAAGATAAGACCTGTATAAAGAATTTGGCATGCCGGCAATTAATTTTTCAAGCTGTGTTCTATCAATAAAATTATTTCTGTAAGCAATTTCTTCAAGGCATGCGACTTTTAAACCCTGCCTGTCCTCAATGACACCGAAGAAATTCGATGCCGCAAGCAATGATTGAGGCGTCCCCGTATCGAGCCATGCTAATCCTCTTCCGATTTTTTCAACCCGAAGCATTTTTCTTTTCATGTATTCCTTATTCACGTCAGTAATTTCAAGTTCTCCGCGAGCAGATGGTTTCAGACTTTTAGTAATTTCAACAACATCATTATTATAAATATATAAACCCGGCACTGCGTAATGTGATTTTGGCTTTTCTGGTTTCTCTTCTATTGAAATTACGTTTCCTTCCTTATCAAATTCAACTATGCCGTATCTCTCCGGGTCATTGACCTGATAACCAAATATTGTAGCACCATGATTATTCTTCAACGCATGATAAAAGAAATCCAGCCGTCCATAAAAAATATTGTCTCCCAAAATCAAAGTTACACTGTCATACCCGATGAATTTTTCTCCAAGAATAAATGCTTCAGCAATTCCATTTGGTGCATCCTGAACTGCATAGCTGATTGATATTCCCAAATGCTTCCCGTTGTCAAAAAGTTTCTCATATAAGGGAATGGTTTCTTTATTAGAAATGATAAGTATGTCAGTAATTCCTGCAAGCATCAAAATCGACAATGGATAATAAATCAACGGTTTGTCATAAATTAATGTTAATTGCTTACTGTAAATTTTTGAAACAGGATACATCCTCGAACCTGCTCCTCCTGCAAGCACAATTCCTTTCATTAAATTGCTCCCTCTCTCTTCACAACAGATTTAAATGTTTCGAATAATACTTTTAAATAACCTTTATATGTTTTAAACTCACCATACTCCCCGAGATATTCCTTATCCTTATAATCAATATTTTCCATTACGGACTGCATTGTATCGTGCAATGCTCTTTCTTCTGCAGTGAGATTTGAACGCCCTCTTGCCTGCCAGAATCCTGCCAAGCCAAGCTTACCCTGAAACCGCACCTGCGCGGTATCTGATAAATCAAGTTCCCCGTCGCCTTCGGAAGTTTTTAAACCTTTAATTAATAATTCATCTGCTTCATAAGTCGGTAATGCCCAGATTCCGACTAAACTCATTTGCCCTTTAAGAACATTCCAGAATAGCGGCAATTCATCAATAGATGTTTTTCGTAAAAACCTTCCTACCTTTGTAACTCTGGGATCATTTTCTATTTTTCTGAACGGACCTGAATCATATTTATTTTTTAAATCTGCAATTCTCTTGTCCGCATCGGTGTACATTGTCCTGAATACATAATATTTCACCGGCTTTTCTTTGAAGAAAACATACCAGTGGCTTCCTTTTTTTTCTATCTCAGGAGATTTTAATCTTTTTGAGACATAAAAAACCGGACCCTTTGAATCAAGTTTAATTAAAATTGCGACAATCAGAAACAAAGGAGACAAAATCAAAAGCATAAAAAATGCCACTACTCTGTCGGTTGCATTAATCAAAAATAAATTGATTTTTGTCTTTGTCGGGACAATGTAATGCGACATTAAGACTTTGTCATCATCAATGAATACACCAAAATTATTTGGGATGCTTAAATGATAATTCTGATTAACGACAGATTCTTTCAGCTCAACATCTTTACCTACATAAGTATTACTTAAGATTACCGACTCCTGAATTTTTGCTTTTTCATCTATGCACACTTCATCACCAATTACTAACGGACCGACCAGCTCAACGCCATCGCGTATCTCACAATTCTTGCCGATTAAAACGCTTCCCTTTGCGTTTTCATAAACTCTTCTGTTTATTTTTGTCGAAGGGTCAATTTTTATGTTTCCCTTAACCGTAAAGTCATCGAACCCATATCCCGGCACTTTTCCTGAAACAGCATCGAGATTCACTTTCCAATACTCGCTTAAACTTCCTATGTCGCTCCATATGCAATCCGTCGGATAAGCATAAAATGGTGTATTTAATTCAAGCAATTTCGGAAAAAGTTGATAACCAAAATCGTATTCAACTTTTGGAGGAATTAAACCAATAATTTCAGGCTCGAGTATGTAAATTCCTGTGTTAATTAAATTTGATTTTGCTTCCTCTTTCTTTGGTTTTTCCTGAAAACTTATTATTTTATTTTCCTTATCCGTAACAACTACACCAAATTTTGAAGGGTCATCGACTTTTTTTGTAGCAATAGTAACTTTGGCTTTTTTCTCGCGATGAAACTTCAGCATCTCTGTTAAATCAATATTCGTGAAACCGTCACCGCTTAAAATCACAAATGTCTCATCAAAAAAACTTTCTGTTCTTTTTATTGCTCCTGCAGTTCCAAGCAATTTTTTCTCAATAGAATATGAAATATCTACGCCGAATTCTTTTCCGTCTTTAAAATATTTATCGATTGCCTCAGGAAGATAAAAAAGATTAATTTTTATTTTGGAAATATTATGTCTTTTGCAGAGATTAATAATATGCTCTAATGCGGGCTTGTTAACTATCGGAAGCATTGGCTTGGGGATGGTCAAAGTCAGTGGCACTAATCTTGAACCGATTCCTGCAGCTAGTATGAATGCTTTCATATAAAGTCTTTAACGCTTTTCTTTAACAAAAAGGTATCAACACCTTCATTTGTTCTTTTATATGAAAAATGTTTTGAAAGCGATGTTATCAGTAAAATGCCGTAATGTTCCGGAATATTGTCAAGTGATTCTTCTTCAGAGTTAACTTTTTTATGGAAAAAAAATAACTCTTTTTCACCAAGCACTTTGCACAACACCTGATTTTCAGGGTCGTTATATAAAATAAATTCTTTACCGTGAATTTTTTGGGGATAAGGAGGGTAATAATTATCTATTTCTTCTCCGCTTGTACTTTTGACGGGTTTAATCATAAATCCTTTACCTTTCATCTCCATCTCGATTATCATATGCTCATCTTCAAGTCCGTAAGTAACTTTTATGTTATCGGTATATCCGTGGAGAACACAATTGGAAAAAAGTTCATACATTATCAGCTTCACATCATTCATAAAATCAGCTTCCAGTTTCTTGTTTCCGAAGGTGATTATTGACCTTGCAAAGGATTCGGTAACATCGCTTACGAAATGCACATTGTCTATTGATGACGGAACGTATAGAATAATTTTATCCATCAGTAGTAGTTAGGATTATGCTTAGAAACTGTTTATTGCATCCTGTTTATTATCAAAAATCTCAAACACTTTATATAATCTTGTCAATTCAAACATAGCTCTCACAGGCGCTTGTAACTCAACAACTTTTATGTCTCCTTTTATTGCAGTTACTTTTTTTAAGCCGGAGACAACAGCTCCGAGAAATGAACTGTCAACAAATTCAACGTTTGATAGGTCAAGAATTATTTTTTTCTTCTGGTCGTTATCAATAAGATTAAACAAGAAGTTTTTAAAATCTTTAACTACGTCAACCGTTGCCCTTTTAAGATTTACCTTGATAATGGTTACTCCATTTTCTTCGGTAACTTCATAATTCATTGAATCTCCTTTTTGATTTTATTTATTGTAAGCTTAAACTCTTTGGACTTTTTCCCACACAACGTTCTGTCTGCCTTTTTTATATCTCATAAAACCTGCAATTGCCGCAACGTTCATCATTGTCAGCACAAAAGGCAGATAAAAAACTTTGATCTTAATTCTTCTTTGTTCCAGAAAATATCCTATAAGTGCCAGTGCATAAAATACTATTTGAAGCAATAAAATATAAGTATAAAATAAAGAATTATTAAACGTAAGAATGACATTGATTAAAAAAATAATCGGCAGCAGAAATGGAACAACCGCCCATCTCAGAACACGATGAGAGATATATTCAAACGAAAGCACTCCGAACTTAAAAGGATTAAGTAATGGTCTTAACCAGTTAATAGACTGAAATCCCCCCGCAGCAATTCTAACACGACGTTTATATTCTGATTGAACATTCAAAGTCGGGTCTTCCTCTGCATAAGCATCCGGTTCATATACAACTCTATAACCGCGTTCGGCAATCTGCATGGATAAAACAAAATCCTCGATGATTGCATTATGCTGAGCTCCTTCTCCCCAAAGTTCTTTTCTGACCGCAAAAATTTCTCCCGCTGCGCCGACTGCGGAATAAACATCGGAGTCCATTTTTTTCAAGTAAGATTCGTATTTCCAATACAATCCTTCGCCTTCACCGCTCGTTGATTTCTCGTTAGTCTTAACTCTCT
Proteins encoded in this region:
- a CDS encoding UDP-glucose/GDP-mannose dehydrogenase family protein; protein product: MNLGIIGTGYVGLVSGTCFAEMGNQVLCIDNSPEKLKKLRNSEVTIYEPGLELLFHRNIEKKRLTFSDDLKKAVKECEVIFLCLPTPQGEDGSADLQYVMKVADDIGKIMADEKIKDFKVIVNKSTVPVGTAGKVAGEISKHGINNFAIVSNPEFLREGYAVEDFMKPDRIVIGSSDKKALSIMKELYEPFVRQGNPIIEMDTASSEVTKYAANSYLAMRITFMNQLANFCEQTGANIDLIRKGMGADNRIGKRFLFAGIGYGGSCFPKDVNALIKTSMENDSEMTLLTEVDKVNKKQKQVLVEKIMKYYNGNIKGKHFAVWGLAFKPNTDDMREAPSVVIINELLKNGATISAYDPAANETAKFYLKDTIKYMDNEMDALKNADALLILTEWNEFRNPDLEDVKRDLKSPLIFDGRNIFAPEKMKEAGFTYYSIGRNAQL
- the rfbC gene encoding dTDP-4-dehydrorhamnose 3,5-epimerase — its product is MKIIETNLKDVLIIEPDVFNDNRGFFFESYSEKKYSEAGMNEKFIQDNISKSTKGTIRGLHYQIGENAQGKLCQVLLGRVLDVAVDIRFGSPTFGQHYAIELNEENHKQIWIPKGFAHGFSVLSDEAIFMYKCTAYYSKKDERSIIFNDEDLNIDWKVEALNLSKKDSESKKFKEIEKDFYFN
- the rfbA gene encoding glucose-1-phosphate thymidylyltransferase RfbA → MKGIVLAGGAGSRMYPVSKIYSKQLTLIYDKPLIYYPLSILMLAGITDILIISNKETIPLYEKLFDNGKHLGISISYAVQDAPNGIAEAFILGEKFIGYDSVTLILGDNIFYGRLDFFYHALKNNHGATIFGYQVNDPERYGIVEFDKEGNVISIEEKPEKPKSHYAVPGLYIYNNDVVEITKSLKPSARGELEITDVNKEYMKRKMLRVEKIGRGLAWLDTGTPQSLLAASNFFGVIEDRQGLKVACLEEIAYRNNFIDRTQLEKLIAGMPNSLYRSYLEKFLNDVG
- a CDS encoding sugar phosphate nucleotidyltransferase — protein: MKAFILAAGIGSRLVPLTLTIPKPMLPIVNKPALEHIINLCKRHNISKIKINLFYLPEAIDKYFKDGKEFGVDISYSIEKKLLGTAGAIKRTESFFDETFVILSGDGFTNIDLTEMLKFHREKKAKVTIATKKVDDPSKFGVVVTDKENKIISFQEKPKKEEAKSNLINTGIYILEPEIIGLIPPKVEYDFGYQLFPKLLELNTPFYAYPTDCIWSDIGSLSEYWKVNLDAVSGKVPGYGFDDFTVKGNIKIDPSTKINRRVYENAKGSVLIGKNCEIRDGVELVGPLVIGDEVCIDEKAKIQESVILSNTYVGKDVELKESVVNQNYHLSIPNNFGVFIDDDKVLMSHYIVPTKTKINLFLINATDRVVAFFMLLILSPLFLIVAILIKLDSKGPVFYVSKRLKSPEIEKKGSHWYVFFKEKPVKYYVFRTMYTDADKRIADLKNKYDSGPFRKIENDPRVTKVGRFLRKTSIDELPLFWNVLKGQMSLVGIWALPTYEADELLIKGLKTSEGDGELDLSDTAQVRFQGKLGLAGFWQARGRSNLTAEERALHDTMQSVMENIDYKDKEYLGEYGEFKTYKGYLKVLFETFKSVVKREGAI
- a CDS encoding ATP-binding protein, whose translation is MDKIILYVPSSIDNVHFVSDVTESFARSIITFGNKKLEADFMNDVKLIMYELFSNCVLHGYTDNIKVTYGLEDEHMIIEMEMKGKGFMIKPVKSTSGEEIDNYYPPYPQKIHGKEFILYNDPENQVLCKVLGEKELFFFHKKVNSEEESLDNIPEHYGILLITSLSKHFSYKRTNEGVDTFLLKKSVKDFI
- a CDS encoding STAS domain-containing protein; its protein translation is MNYEVTEENGVTIIKVNLKRATVDVVKDFKNFLFNLIDNDQKKKIILDLSNVEFVDSSFLGAVVSGLKKVTAIKGDIKVVELQAPVRAMFELTRLYKVFEIFDNKQDAINSF